The Polyangium mundeleinium genome contains the following window.
GAGGCTCCATGCTTGCATTGCGGTCGTTTGCTTCTCTTGCCGCCCTGACGTTCGCTGTTGCATCCGGCTGCGCCGGCGCCGAGTCCGCGAACCCGTTCGATCACGACGATCTCGTGGTGGGTCTCGACACGCAAGAGGATGGCGATCCGCCGGATCGGCCGCCGGGCAGCAGCAATTTGTTTGTCCCCGGTTGCTTCTGGAACCCCAACGTCCAGGCGGCCTACAGGCTCTACGCGCAAAAGCCGCTCTACCAGTACGCGGAGGGCACGCTCCCCGACAACCCGCACCTGTCCCTGGTCTCGAATACGTGCAGGGGTCAGGCCCTCAAGTACCTTGCCCGGTGCGCATTGCCCGAGGGCTCCTCGATGACGGATCCATATAACAACGTCACGTACAATGGATGGCTCGGCCTCGCGGACCAGTGGAAGACGCAGGTATTGAGCAGCGACAACCAGTGGTGGGTCACGTCGTGCCTGCTCGAGCACCTCAATGGGTACGGGATCGAGGTCCCCATTTTGCTACAGGGAGCCCGCGCGGAGCTCCAGCCGACCTCGGCGCAGATCGCGCAGTTCCCCGTGCCGGAGTCAGGCGCGTGGGGAAACCTCTTCGCGCCGAATTTTGTCGCCAACGTTTGTTATTCCACGAACATGGCGACATCTTGTCTCGTGGAGCAATTGCTCGACGAGCGCATCTGCGACTCTAGCCCCTATTGCAATCTCAACATCGTGGGGAACTGCAACACCGCGTGCTTCTACAACGCCCTCGCCGGATACAAGCAATGCGGTTCGTCAGGGAACAAGCACATCAGCGTGCGCGTGAAGAATTACGACTGGTACGGGTACGATTGCGTCATCCCGGAGTGAGTCACGTCGCGAAACCATTCCAATTTTCGAAGAGGTATCCCTATGTCCAGGAATCGTCACGCCCTCACGTTCGCCCCCTTCGCCCTGCTCCTCGCCGCCTGCGCCGGCTCGATCGACGCGCCGGCCGAGGGACGGACCGCCGAGGCCTCGCAGGCCATCACCATCGTCCAGAAGATCGAGGTCGGATACTCGCACGTGTTCACCATCGCCGACGGCGGGGACCTCTTCGCCTGGGGCTACAATGGGAATTACGAGCTCGGGCTCGGCGACACGACGAATCGCGTGGCCCCCGAGCAGAGCAGCCTCCTCGATGTCGCCGACGTCGACGGGTACGGCCTGCACACCTGCGCGGCGACGGAAGGCGGCGCGGTGTATTGCTGGGGCCACAACGGCTACAACAAGGTGGGCTCGGGCTCGTGGTACAGCCCGAAGCAAACGCCCACGGCCGTCTCCGGAATCACGGACGCCGTCGCGGTCGCCACGGGGTGGGAGCATTCGTGCGCCCTCCTTTCGTCGGGCGAGGTGGTCTGCTGGGGGCAAAACTCCTACGGGCAGCTTGGCCACGGGTCGTCGGGCTCGTACTCCGCGTCGCCCGTGACCGTCTCGAACCTCTCCGACGCCATTTCGATCGACGCCGGCGCGTATTCGACGTGCGCGCTCCGCGCCACGGGCAAGGTGGTTTGCTGGGGCGACGACTGGTTCGGTCAGCTCGGCAATGGCAGCCCGAGCGCGAACCAGGGCGCGCCCGTCGAGGTGTTGGGGATCGACGATGTCGTGAAGATGGTGCGCGGGCAAAACCACGGCTGCGCGCTGCTCTCCAGTGGCGAGGTGAAATGCTGGGGCGCGAACAACTACGGGCAGCTCGGGCTCGGCTCGGGCGCAGCGAGCTTGGCGTATTCGGCCGAGCTCCTTTCGAGCCTCTCGGACATCGTGGACCTCGGCGCGGGTAACAGCCATACCTGCGCGATTCGTAGCGACAACGAGGTGTTCTGCTGGGGCCTGAACGATTCGCGGCAGCTCGGCGACGGCACGACCACGAACCAGAGCGCGCCCACGCAGATCACGAACGCCACGGGCGCGATCAAGATCGACGGCGGTCAGGTCTCCACGTGCGCGCTCTTCGGGGACGGCGTGAAATGCTGGGGCGGCGACAGCCTCGGGCAGCTCGGCAATGGCGCGCCCGCGTCGGGGAGCAGCTCCACGCCGGTCGACGTCGTGTTCCCCTGATTCGAAGCCACGAGCGGAGGGCGGGCGGCTCGGTGAAAGGAGCTGGCGCGCCCGCCCCGTCCCGCGCTGCAGGCCCTGGCCATCACCGCTGCAGGCGCCCCCCCGCAAATATCTTCGCCGGGGGACCCTTCGGCCGCCAAAATCCACAAAAAGCGGGGCTTTAAGGCGTGGCACGAGCGTTGCTAACCATTCACCACGAGGAGACTCCATGCGAACGTCGATTTTGATTTCTTGTTTCGTGGTTGCTGGCAGCGTCGCCGTCTCGGGTTGCAGCGCGCCCGAGGCGGCGAATCCCTTCGGAGCCGATGATTTCAACGTCGCCTTGGAAACGCAGGAGCCCGGCGACCCCGACCCCCGCCCGCCGGGCAGCAGCAATCCGTTCAACCCCAGCTGCTTCTGGAATCCCAACGTCCAGGCGGCCTACAAGCTCTACGCGCAAAATCCCCTCTACGTGGACACGCTGGGCACCCTTCCCGCAAACACGCACCTGTCCCAAGTCTCGAGCGCGTGCAGGAGCCATGCGCTCAAGTTCCTCGCCCGGTGCGCATTGCCCGAGGGTTCCTCGATGACGGACCCGGATACCAATATCACGTACAACGGCTGGCTCGGCGTCGCGAACCCATGGAAGACGCAGGCGCTGAGCAGCGACGACCAGAAGTGGGTCACGTCCTGCCTCATCGCGCATCTCAATGGATACGGGCTGGAGGTCCCCATTCTCCTCCAAGGCGCCCGCTCGGAGCTCCAGCCGACCTCGACGCAGATCTCGGAGTTCCCGGTGACGGAGTCGCGCGCGTGGGGAAACCTCTTCGCGCCGAATTTCGTGGCCAACGTATGTTATTTTTCGGATTTGGCGGCCGCTTGTGACGTGGAGCAGGTCGTCGAGCAACGTCTCTGTGGTTCGAGCCCCGATTGCAGCATCGACATCGTGGGGAACTGCAATTCCGCCTGCTTCTACAACAGCCTCGACGGCTTCGTGCAATGCGGGTCGTCGGGGCAAGAGCACGTCAGCGTTCGGTTGAAGAATTACGACAGGTACGGCTCCGACTGCGAAGTTCCGGAGTGAAAGCGTCGACCACGTCGCATACCACGGGAAGAAAAGCCACGTGCGGAGGGCGGGCGGCTCGGTGTAAACTCGTCCTCCATGTCGACGGAGGGCGGACGTGATGTGGCCCCGACGGAGCCGGGGCCGCCCGCGTCCGGCGGCGTCGTGCAGGTGGATCTCGGGTTTGCGTCGACGCTCCCGCTCGTGATGCCGGGGCCGCCGAGCGAGCGGCGCCATGTGCCGCGATCCCTCGCGGACCGGTACGAGGACATCCGGTTCCTCGGCGAAGGCGGGATGGGCACGGTCTACCGCGCGATGGATCCGCGCCTCGGCCGAAAGGTGGCGCTCAAGCTCTTGAAAGGAGACGATCCGGAGCTCTGGCGTCGATTCCTCGGCGAGGCGCGGGCGCAGGCGCGTATCCAGCACGAGCACGTGTGCCGCGTGTACGAGGCCGGGCAGGCCGACGGCGAGCCGTACATCGCGATGCAATACATCGACGGCGAGCCGCTCTCGAAGCGCGCGGAAAAGCTGACGCTCGAGCAAAGCGTGAAGCTCATGCAAGAGGTGTCGGCGGCCGTGCACGAGGCGCATCGGCTCGGGATGATTCACCGGGACATCAAGCCGGGGAACATCCTCGTCGAGGCGCGCGAGGACGGCTCGCTGAAGCCGTACGTGATGGATTTTGGCCTGGCGCGGGAGGTCTCGGACCGCGGGGAAACGCAGACGGGCGCGGTCCTCGGGACCCCCGCATACATGCCGCCGGAGCAAGCGAAGGGCGATGTGCGGGCGATG
Protein-coding sequences here:
- a CDS encoding RCC1 domain-containing protein; this translates as MSRNRHALTFAPFALLLAACAGSIDAPAEGRTAEASQAITIVQKIEVGYSHVFTIADGGDLFAWGYNGNYELGLGDTTNRVAPEQSSLLDVADVDGYGLHTCAATEGGAVYCWGHNGYNKVGSGSWYSPKQTPTAVSGITDAVAVATGWEHSCALLSSGEVVCWGQNSYGQLGHGSSGSYSASPVTVSNLSDAISIDAGAYSTCALRATGKVVCWGDDWFGQLGNGSPSANQGAPVEVLGIDDVVKMVRGQNHGCALLSSGEVKCWGANNYGQLGLGSGAASLAYSAELLSSLSDIVDLGAGNSHTCAIRSDNEVFCWGLNDSRQLGDGTTTNQSAPTQITNATGAIKIDGGQVSTCALFGDGVKCWGGDSLGQLGNGAPASGSSSTPVDVVFP